The Cyprinus carpio isolate SPL01 chromosome A10, ASM1834038v1, whole genome shotgun sequence nucleotide sequence CCTGGCTGCCTTCAGAGCCACGACTGCCCCATAAAAGCCTCATCTGAAACTCTGTACAGAAGATTTCCAGCACCTCCTTCCGCTCCTGGAAATCTGTGTGGAGACAGAGAGAGCCTGAATCTTCAAAGTGTACATCTCTGCATGCATTTTAGGCTAACATTAGTAAAGTTAACTAATTGTGTCTTATATTAAATGCTTGGATTTTATATTTGAGTTGTAATACAGGTTAATAGTTTACCCTGTAGTTTGCTCTCGGTGTTGGTACGATACAGTCCTCCGTGGTGAGCGATGGTTCGTGCTGCTTCCAGGTGACTCATGACCACGTCCACTCCAGACTCCACGCTCTCCCAGGACTCCAGCGCCTCCCCGGCCGCCACACCCCGCTCCAGCAGAGACAACACCGGCACCACGTGAGGGAAAGAGGTGTTCGAGAGGACACAGGTCTCTGAAAGAttcataaacaattaaaattataaataaataaaaagctatcAAATAAAAAGCTGCTTCTGACACCTATGGTCCGAACAGAGAAATATATCGGCcaataactaaaaaacaaaaaaaacaaaaatttgcatatatatatatataaaccacaaccaataataacaataaaactaccATGTGATTCTTTGCCTAGGAGTTTCTAATGTCACTTATAATAAACATTCTGTAGTGTAGAATAGTAACAGTATTTTGTCATTGAAGAACATTGTTTAAGACACCCTGTTCTACCTTTCCCATCATTCATGGCCTTCAGGAATGGCTTAAGTTTCTTCTCATAGAGGATGGCGccttctgtgtgtctctgtcgcaGTGTTATCCATGTCTGCTCCAGCCGCGAGATCTACACCAAACATCACAGGacatacagaaatatataacTGTAATATATCCCGAACTACTTCATAGCTGTGCGTTTACTGGAAAATGATCAGCACGAGTTACAAACGACAAATAATACATCTAAATAATACTATTCTGATATACAAATTACGCattactattgtttttaaacttgcTATTAAACTTTGGCACTTAACCTGGCATGAATGGCACCTCATATGCTGTGGATTGAGAGGACGGGTGTGTGTTCTCACCTGCGGCAGCTCCAGGGCTCTCATGACCGCAGCGAATCCGTACATGTTGCCCATGTTGCTCTTGAGTTCAGCAGCCAGCTGGATGGTTTTATGCAGGAGGGCGGCTCTCTCCTCTGTGCTGCCCGTACAACCCAACAAATCCACCGCCATCATTATAGACATGGTGTAAAACCTGTTGAACAAGAGACAAAGCTGATCACTCAAATATATTCAACACAGCTGTTTTATCAATACTGctagtaaacttttttttttttttctgtatatctGTAAAACTTACGATGGcttgttttatgtatgtatgtttttagatttatatGAGTATTGCTGTGTTCATTTTCAACTtatatgttcaaatgtttggagtattttgtctcttatgctcaccaaagcagcatttatttgatcaaaaacacagtaaaaacagtaatattgccaaatattattaacataacactgttttgtattttcatttattttaaaatgtaatttattcctttgatgtaaagctgtattttcagcatcattactccagtcttcagtgtcacatgatcttcagaaatcattctaatatgctgatttactgatcaataaacatttactattattattatcaatgttgaaaacatttgagctgcttaatatttcatgCGGTAAATGTGTTTGgacaattataaatgtctttactgacactgttgatatatttattgcatccttgcttaattaaagtattcatttcatatttcttttttcaaagaaaaaacatattactgaccccaaacttggtTTGTGTTCTTGCTATACTTTTATGAAAAAGTAAAACACTAAATaacatcagttttcaattatatatataatatatatatatatatatataaataatataatatatatataaatatatatataaatatagtttttatatagcatatatatatatatatatatatataatatatatatatatattatatatatatatatacagtttttattgatgcatttcatatatatattcaatattattatatagatatatatattcattatatatataatttttattcaattcattatattaaaaatatatatatatatatatgtatgtatatatataaatgcttaataaaaactgtagttattgtctttattttattgttttaatttttattgtatggttttattctgaattattttcattatctgTAATTCTGtaaatgagataaaataaaaacttcagaACAGCTGAAGTCTGCGGCGTGTCCTGATTTTGATATGTCAAAATAATATATGATGTGTCTCACCTCTCCAGCAGATCCAGCCTCAGCTGGTGTCCGTGCGGAAGAGTCAGCAGCTCCAGCCCCGAGCTCACTCCCATCATCCTCTGCATCTCCTTGGTAACGCCCAGTATCCTAGCAACCTGCAGATGGCCACACAGTTACAAGAGCAATATATTCAACCCCACCCCTTTATTTCCATCCTAATATATTCACAGTCAGAACAGAAGACATGTAATTACCCTTGAACTCATCACATGATGAATGTGGTAAAcagcagtgtggaaagagtttatTAACCCTGAAGGTTTAGATGTTAATGGAAGACAACACTTTATCAGTCAGCTTCACATGTGCCTCACGTAATGTTGTAACCAATCGaatgtcattctgtctgtctgccgtGGGTTTGACCGGTCATTGTTTGTGTACTTCTTTGGGATTATTtggaaatgtaaatgtgtgtgggAACTGGTAATGTTGTCCTGGGTCATgtaagaataatttatttaataataaccaataatttgCGATATCAGTCAGGTATCGAAAAGcatataatttactcaccctaaagttgtCCCAAACCTTTATTTCttgtgttgaacacaaaagaagatattgggaagaatattggtaacataacagttgatggtagccattgacttacatagtatgaaaaataaagaaataaataaatattaaaaaaaaaaaccttttggaaagtcagtggctactgtcaACATGTTTTAAACTATCTtctggagggtgagtaaatgatgacagaatttagatttttgggtgaactatctcttttaaGGGGGCTAGTTATGATATAGCAGAGATATATATGGGCTTTAAGTTGAATCTGGCCCAAAGCAAAGACCACATGACCAGACCTGAAGAAACTGATCTCTTGTACAGCTCTCACTGacttattagattttataataaatataaaatatcattttatataattaacaataaagcagtatttattattattagtagtagtagtagtagtattagtagtttTCATTAATTACAAATATGCACCCATGTAAAACCTAACCAACTAAAAgtctttatattaaaaactgaaCCTGGGCTTTATgggtaaaaatatgaaaaacacaaTGGGTGTGTTTTTTTGACCTAATTATACATTTGTGAACAAGGCAACTGAAAAATGTCtctagaaaactgatttaaaaattatGAGCAAGAAACCGTTAATTAATAcaaattgaataatatttttactcaattctaaaaattttaatttacttaaaaaatacatttacattaaataaaaaaattgtgcctCACATCAAATCATCTGTAGGTGCATTGTataaaattctaatataaattcaggaactcgaaaaaaaaaaattctgtcatgaccCAAACTTGCctcattgtgaaattttattagcAACATTTCAGTCAATTCACTCTTACATAACCCTGAAAAACGTCCATTGATTGAACCATTgctaattgttattaattattattaattattattaaatgtgtattttgagctcttttttttaaaattattattataattttatttttcaatattccCGAACAGGATTTTTTCTTTGATGTGTTACTTGTTCCCATTATTATCGTTTGTTTCAGATGGAGTTGAACTGGATTTTGTGGattgattgttttattgtgaACACTTAACAATAATCCTTGCTTTGCATATAATTCCTAATAAGCAGTGAAGCAACACACAGAAGAATGTCAGTAGCTGAAacatttgttataatgttttatcTCCTGCCAAAATAGAgtgcagaatatatattttatggttaCAGATGTATTGTTCTTGGCACCTAATTAGTGTAGTTGGTACactaatacaatttattaaaatgctaacaaaaaatagtaatgtatagagaattttatatatagtgtagtatatatattatatagtattttttttaccgTGCAGTCTGCCTTGGTGATGTGCTTGGCGGCTGTTTTGGGATCCACCTCTGCCAGCAGCTCCTTCACCCTCTTCAACACACTCATCTCCAGAGGTTTATTCTCAGCTGGCAGAAGAGTAGACTGGTATTTCCCAGGCTTGAAGAAGGAGCTGGTCTCCACCAGGGGGAGCACGAAGCCCTCCACCCCATCTGGGGCTCCAGAGCCCGGGCCCTCCCCAACCCCCAACCCCCATACTCACCACTTACATCTAGCAATGAGGACTTGACCGGGTCTCAGCTCACAGTAGCTTCCGCCCTGCTCTGAACTTTCGGACGGGTAACCGTGGGCAggcgtggagtgggtgctggggGGCATGTCTGAGCAGGGAAGGTTGTTATTGGAGGAGGATGGCGAAAGATGTGGATCGCTGGAGCGCCGCATCACTGGAGAAGGCGGGATCACGGCGAGGACACGCCCACCTGAGCCATGTCTGTGGCGGGAGActggagaaacaaacaaaataacaggTTATTACGTGGCTCTCTGAAACACTTGgttttgattggtcagttgcAACATTCCGAGTTCAATTATTCCCAGATAATGATTGTTGTCAATAAAAATGTCCGCTCAACAAGGTATCAGAGGCTGGCTCTTCTTTCATGTCTGTCGTATCACACCACGGACACTCTCTCTCCGTTTCATTCAAATGTAGCTGGTGACTCTCAGTAACTGTAAACATGTAAACGTGCTAAATGGACATGTTTGACCATTTTTCTTGCATCTTTTGCAGCGTCTCGTACATGACACGGCATACTATAAAAACAACGCTCAAGTTAAAAGTTCAACTTGTCCAtagaccttgcatttttccatTTTGTCTTGCATTTTGCAGTTAAAAACACAAGATGCAGGTCAGTGAAATGCAAGGTTTAGAGACATGTTTTTCAAAAGTTTAACTTCTCAAtagttctgtgtgaatggcccccaATAGCAGGCCAATGGTTATATTGTTGTAGTGTTCGTCTCATTGtgcagaaggtttttttttttgctcactagATGGGGCTGTTCACAGAATGCGTTTTTCTATTCCTCAGTGCTACTTTTCCATGTAAACATGTGCTAGATCGATGTGTTTGACCATTGTATTTGTGTCTTGCATCTTGCCCAGGACACAACGTTCTTAAACCGTACACTGCCTGCGACTCTtgttttttcaaagcaaaaatttgttctgtgtgaatgtccactaatggattataagataataaataggtaacttttaaaatttcttctcaaatcaatatttcatgtccctGTTATTATGTTAGTGCTGATCATAAGTAATAAGTATGTAATAAGTATGATCATATGTAATAAGTACCTTAAATGTTTGAACTTGTTTGGTCATCTTGGCTTAAAGCTTGCCAAGAATGTATTTTCTTCACAGAAGTTAATGtcatatttcaaatcaaatcagtAATTCACTTCGTGTCaaggtcctgatcaccctgtctaGGATTATTTTGTGATAACAACCACCTAGATGTACATTAACCTTTACTTTTTGGGTGGGCTAATGGAATCAGTGGgtttaaatattcagatgtatgcaTGAGAATGTGTGTGGACTCACTGGAGCTGTAGGCAGGGGATAGCGGGCAGCGGTACTCTTGGATTTGATCCATGCTCATGGCGCAGTTCCTCATGGCATCCTTATGGTGCACTGTAGAGGGGCTGGAGAAGACAAACATGCTATTAAATCCTTCATTCTTtatatcaaaacacattttacatgtcAAAACAATCAAGCATATAGCATTTTCAGCTTCTAATTTTGGTGAACAATTTATAAGCCACAGTTACAAGCTTGctgaaaaacacattcagtgctgCTAGAGACGACATGCACAGAAGCAGGTGAAGGGTTTCCATGTGGCCACATCTGTGTGGGAAACAGAAGTGAGTGGGAGGGTGTCTGTGCCAGCTGTGAACAcacgcacataaacacacacacacaccagctgctGCCCTCCGCTGGTTTCACCTCTGGCTCGACTGTCTGAGGCTCATCTGGCTCTGTAGGCTGGGCCGCACTGCTAATACAAGACATCCTACATGAGCACATCACTCCTGCATCTTTGGCACGTGTGTACACAACCTATTAATATAACTGATCTCAGAACCGACATACCTGAACACATTCAAGATTAagatatatattcaaaaaaaaaaacaaaacaaaagaagttattttgagaCTCTAAACAAATTTAACACCTGGTGGTCACCAAAAACACCAAATGAATATggtcacaaacaaaacaaaacaaaaaacaaaacaatgtattattttgaGACTCTGAACCAATTTAACTCCTGGTGGTCGCTAAAAACACTAAATGActatagaaacaaaacaaataaacaaaacgttATTTTGAGACTGAACCAATTTAACTCCTGGTGGCCACTAAAACACTAAATGAATATggtcacaaaacaaaacaaaacaaaacaaaatgttattttgagaCTCTGAACCAATTTAAATCCTTGTGGTCACTAAAAAACAACATGAATAtggtcacaaaaacaaaaataaaaaaaactacaaaacaaaacaaaacaatgtattattttgaGACTCTGAACCAATTTAAATCCTTGTGGTCACTAAAAACACTAAATGAATATggtcacaaaacaaaacaacaaaacaaagcaagaaacaacaaaatactttaatatattattttgagaCTCTGAACGAATTTAAGTCGCGGTGGTCACTAAAACACTAAATGACTATggtcacaaaacaaaacaacaaaacaaaatgttattttgagaCTCTGAACCAATTTAACTCCTGGTGGTCactaaaaaaacatgaatatggtcacaaaacaaaacaaggcaCTATGAGTTAGCTACTTTATTATTtgagaagaagatgatgatgatgatgatgatgaaggtctaCCTGTGAGGAATGATCTTCTCTGTCGTCAGTCCATCCGTCATGGTAACGCTTCGTCTCTTGATGTGCGCCCCCCTCTGGGTCGATGGTGAATGTGCAGATCCCGGTCTCCCACCGGCCAAAGCAAACGTGGCCTCCAGGTACCTCAGCGGCAGCGTGCGGTTGACCGGACACAGCAGCTGAGCTCCGGTGCGTGGGCACACGGGTCGTCCCGTGCCAGCGTGGTGCCTGACCAGCGTGGGGACAGAGTCGAAGCTCTCATGCTCCAGCATGTACTGGATTTTAGTTTGGCCGCTTTTGACCAGGACTTTACTGATCCGAGAGTGGatcacttcctgctgccagcgaCACGTGAGGACATAGTCACCCACGGTCGACAGCGAGTCCCGTACGAGGAAGTCACCGCTACGCAGAACCAAAGTTTCTGAGGCCTGTGTTgacacaaataaaagaacagGGATTATTATGCTAGCTGGACTCAAACACATATTTCCCACATAAGCACCACAGCTCAACATGCtacttttttgacacttttttcccAGAACATTCCAGTTGAAATgtatcatttgttttttaaataaacacaatttaaattaaaataaattaattaaaattattttctgtggtatttGAAAGCATTCTTTATTCTGTCATTTGCgtcaacatttttaaatcactgtGTTAGCAACTGAATCAATAGAATAACTTGTATATTTTACACAAGTTTTTAAAGATAGTTGATTAAATGGCACAGATGTGATACTTTATGTACTACATGCCTCTGCGCCAGCAGATGGCACAACAGTACATTTGGTGAGGTCAGAAGTGCAGCATGGGGGCGTATCGCCATGGCGACTAGCTATAGTTTTTAATAGAGGGGGCTGGAGTTTCTCTTTACTCCAGCTTGGGCAGGAATATATTATGCTAATGCCCAGATGGCTGCTCTCATAGTAGAGACAGCGTGGGCTGTAGTTTGACAGTTCTATGGTGCAAAAaaggacacaaacacactctctcacacacacacgccaacAGAAAAACctaaacatgcacaaaacaagcaaatatacaatatacaaacacatgtatagaatgcacaaagaaaaaactgtaaaactgctAACAAAGGTTTTAATTGAACAACTTCTCCAGTTACATGCAAACTTGTTTGGACATCATAGTGTGGATTTCCCTTTGACATCCATTGTTCTCTGTGTTGAGGTGTGTAATCTTTCTGAAGTTAAAATACTTTCATCCATTACcacttaatatgcagagacaactggAAGTCATTTGTAGGCAGTTTTCTATAGAATGAAACACTGGTACTTCCAAAACTTTGCTCCATTTGTTTGAGAAAACAGTTTGAGATTTTAGGAAGGTATAGCCATTGATTTCTGAGTGAATCACCAGTTCAAATTTTATTGGCTTGCTTTACGCGACTTCCAAGATTAAGGAcacatgatttttaaatgaaaaggtaCCAGGATGATGCAACAAGCACTTTTGAgaattaaataaatcactttcCATGTTAGTGCCATCAAATCTTTGAAAGTTCTTTAGAGTTTGAAGCACCCAGTAGGAAATAAACTAAACTCTTAAACTTAACGTTTCTTTaatggcattgatggttccatgaagaacctttaacatcaactGAACCTTTCCATTGTACAAACGTTTTTTTATAGTGGAAACAAAGGGTAAAAGATTCTGTAAACAtcttcaaattattaaaatgttctttgcacTTAAAAActaactgttcactgaaaagtcCTGTGGGTTCTTTTGGGGTTCTTCTGTGGTATCACTGCAAAAATCACCATAAACTATAAATTTGCAACTGTGAGAAGTGAgacataaactcgcaattctgacattgTTTTCCTCACAATTACGAGTTTACATCTCAAATCggactttttttcccccccagaattgcgagatataaacttacaaCTGTGCAGAATTGCaggatataaacttgcagttgtgaGAAATAAAATTGGAACTGCGAgatttaaacttgcaattctgactttttttcctctctgaattttgagatataaccTCGCAATTTCATGTTATAAACTAcaatttagatgaaaaaaaaagactcactGTTTTCTTACCATTGCaggtttatatcttacaattctgactttataacatgtaattgcgactttatatcatgcaattctgagaaaaaatctcagaattgcgagatgtaaactgtgagataaaaagtcacaattacctttttttatgtattttctttttaaacggcagaaacaagcttccatcatttttttgtgtttattattgtggTATAATCAATCTGACACAAATCCACCTCCAAATCCAAAATTAACTTCCAatatgaaatgttgtttttttgtcaaagGATCCTGAATAGGTTGCAAAGTGGACCAGACCCTATTCCGTTTAGTCAAAATTCTGGCTGCGTGAGATTGCACCACAGCAAATCTAGACCCAGTAACGCACCTCTTGTGGAATATGGCCATGGTACCAGCCATGGCTCCTCATGTCACTGCTACTGAGTTTGAgctcctcctccagctccttcCTGAGTTTCTCCGGGGGCGACTCCAGCAGGTACTTCTCCTTAGAactgcaaaaaacacacaaaaccaacaGATAAGTCACACCGCCCTACTTCATGAACACACAGATATATGATACAGCACACTATTGATCAccttgagaaaaaacaaaacattcgtGAACAACAACGGAAAGGTTTATTGCCTCACTCATCAAACTGACATATCAATCCATATGagaaatgaaaaagtaatgtgAGTCACACAGAGCTTCACTGCACATATTCGTCTTTATAATTTATGTAACATCTAACCATGTtgctaaaatcaaataaaagcatacaAATACACAATGCAGGGCGAGGCTTGTTCGTCTCACTCAAAGAACCGTCTTAAGTGTGTTCGTTCAGACAACGGCACTCTGTGTCCAGTAGAAATAATGCATAATCTATGAGTGTGACAGTTCAAGGCGAAGGTCTTGACCCTCTGTGACACAGGAAAACTAATCCAAACACAGGCGGCATTGTAATGAAGTCAACAGAAAGACAACAGACAAAGCTTAGGGCACTAACAGAGCTCAAAGCCGGTGAATATGGGAGATGTGGGATCAATTTTGCAATCCTGGGTCACTCTAAtggtctcttcctctctctgtctaAGGTAAAGTGATTAAACATCTGCTTGCTTTCCCTCTTCGACTGCCTTTTACACATGGGATCAGGAAAAGATGCTAGATTTCAGCAGTCCCACTGTCATTTAActggctgtgtgtgtatgtgtatgtgtgtgtgtgtaaagtgtagAAAGATAGTGAGGCAAGGTCAAGTGTAGAGAGTTATTGCTTTTGTCTCTGCCTCCAGGGGCCGAATCCACCACCTGGGCCTAACCAGACCTCTTCGTAACCTCATATAGGCGTCTGTAATTGTCTTTTTCTGCTTGAAGATGGCCACAAGGTACAATATTCTGGTCTCATATATTCTCGATTTGGGACCAAAGGGAAAACCCAGTGTGTGAGCGATAACTGTGCTAGGCTGATATGAGTACTTCATATTGACTTATGAGAGGTGCCTCTCACAGGAGACAGATGACCCTTTTCCAATTTTTGGGAATTCTCTCTTCCAACTTTATTAGTGTTTATTCAAGGAGTGAGTTAACTTGTTTATATGAAGTTTCACCCATACTGTGCTTCCGAGAGAACAGATGAGAAGAAAATAAGATGAGCTGAGAAAAGCAGCAAGgcaagacaaaatacaaaaagaagaGGTGAATCATAATGAGAAGAGACATGATgagaaaaagacaagacaaataaAGTGCAGTGAGACAAAACAAGGCAAGAAATTAGGCAAAATCTAGATGAATTGGGACAAGAAAAGATAAGATGAGACAAGACGACGTGAAGTGATATGAGACAAGAGCGAGACAAAACGAGATGCAAAGATGTGAATTGAGacaagaaaagaagagaagagacaagATGAGAAGAGACGTGACCAGAAAAGACAGGACATAAAGAAGTGAGGTGAGACAAGTGAAAAGAAAAGATGCAAAACTTGAAACAAGAAAAGATCATAGAAGACAACATGAAAGGAGATAAGAGTAAGAGAAAACAACGCAAGACAgatgcaaattaaattaattgaagcAAGATGATAACATGAGACAAAGGTGAGAAGCGAGACAAAATCGAGAAAAAACAAGTTAAGAAAAGATGCAAAAACTATGAAATGAGATGGGAAAATATAAGATGAGACGAGACAATATGAAATGAAGTGAGATGAGACAAGAGCAAGAGCAAAGTTGAAAACAAGAGATGAATTAATACAAGAAGAGCTGAGACGAGAAGAGAATGGTCTAGATGACGAAAGACAAGATGAGACAAAATGTAAACTGTGAGATATGATGAGACGAGCTAGACAAGATAGGAAAAGGAGGTAAATTGAGACAACAAAAGAGACAATAAGAGAAGATATGAGAAAAGACGAGACAAAGTGAGGTGAGATGAGAGAAAAGCAAGAGAATCAGAAGATCTTAGAAAGGAGACAGGAGTTCTGAATAAGCCTTGGCAAGCATGCATTGTCATGAATTGTTTCTGCAGAGTTTCACTTATTAAAGAGCCTGAAGAGAGATTGAATGAGATCGAGCTGTATTCTGCTTTCAAACACTGATGTCTGAAGACTCCAGAGAGACACCTGGGCTGTTTCAAGTCCCCTTGCCCCACTTAGAGCTGCTCCTGTAGGGCTAAAAGGTCTTTCTCCCTGCCCTCTTTCTTCCACAGAGAAAGCGCTTCT carries:
- the sh2d3ca gene encoding LOW QUALITY PROTEIN: SH2 domain-containing protein 3C (The sequence of the model RefSeq protein was modified relative to this genomic sequence to represent the inferred CDS: substituted 1 base at 1 genomic stop codon); the protein is MIKRKLSFKWFGSLTSLRRKSDTQKDDVKEVCTDDMGMHPRNYGSSSEMYTHMGTMPRNPKKDKSWKKSKSKDKSGLSRSQSMRPPQDHVVDSPLLSVLSGKGLEALENPILEDKAAVGTRDKHIQNRELPPPPTMDGNSTKWEDEYKEPVDDSKLHVDPPNACLETSPDLSVPDKELYKQPVLPKKRHKEGDTSMKDAEELQVDNNLIQLPLKHGRQVEQKQAALEDAKIGSDCKQDSQEEKEPNRQLDNTDNQGEYVEFSKEKYLLESPPEKLRKELEEELKLSSSDMRSHGWYHGHIPQEASETLVLRSGDFLVRDSLSTVGDYVLTCRWQQEVIHSRISKVLVKSGQTKIQYMLEHESFDSVPTLVRHHAGTGRPVCPRTGAQLLCPVNRTLPLRYLEATFALAGGRPGSAHSPSTQRGAHIKRRSVTMTDGLTTEKIIPHSAAQPTEPDEPQTVEPEVKPAEGSSCPSTVHHKDAMRNCAMSMDQIQEYRCPLSPAYSSISRHRHGSGGRVLAVIPPSPVMRRSSDPHLSPSSSNNNLPCSDMPPSTHSTPAHGYPSESSEQGGSYCELRPGQVLIARCKWXVWGLGVGEGPGSGAPDGVEGFVLPLVETSSFFKPGKYQSTLLPAENKPLEMSVLKRVKELLAEVDPKTAAKHITKADCTVARILGVTKEMQRMMGVSSGLELLTLPHGHQLRLDLLERFYTMSIMMAVDLLGCTGSTEERAALLHKTIQLAAELKSNMGNMYGFAAVMRALELPQISRLEQTWITLRQRHTEGAILYEKKLKPFLKAMNDGKETCVLSNTSFPHVVPVLSLLERGVAAGEALESWESVESGVDVVMSHLEAARTIAHHGGLYRTNTESKLQDFQERKEVLEIFCTEFQMRLLWGSRGSEGSQAERYEKFDKVLTALSHKLEPPVRHSEL